One stretch of Glycine soja cultivar W05 chromosome 7, ASM419377v2, whole genome shotgun sequence DNA includes these proteins:
- the LOC114419848 gene encoding uncharacterized protein LOC114419848, whose protein sequence is MGTKVQTLPGYYSMRDLNEESSSCGWHLYYGDKTLANGQYYHSYLSSGAADACSAHDKDNLKQTMLEHEAIFKNQVFELHRLYRVQRDLMDEVKMKDLHRNHISVETSFSTGPLASQLTSEDGKKWHVPGFPIVGSSTCARPSISGIEGIHSPLSSNKGISKQAVLFPSPNGSSSPKDVEILGFRPSKVRRKMFDLHLPAYEYIDTEENEKPGDEKISATTNFLSDRNYKHEKGANMNLFSGNGGKTAGQEDISRSKQSLRSGNGLADLNEPVHVEETNDVAYVSPQNHNSYQGGTECSDLSAKQKSRFFGLSKEDLLNSHHGTESWARNNGYLDNDRNRKMWISSIESGQAKSNPKPIPQLLKQDQSLLSSQSMQDELGKSHEPRSDCRTNRSKTDLLREKMASGLDISERNHEYSANKLSESVASSHRHGLFAIAPSSDLARSWSHLSWDMASSTLNQKLISVQTPPSRCVNASGSLSRSSQSHQSNGMLGDSWPLNINSKINPGFLCEASGKNGFYPRTLSGSKELSVNISSISYLNHDSDCKKFPEHFNNGPANCYKSSNLNSNGNDMKSAKNINLNGILSNASSNTLVSQSGLGIMDGEQKHEEQLAVLPWLRPKTTCKNVAQNAGGLNVFQLASSSNKDESGKGSNGKFIHNVTTGLCSNDLEPKRREVSDSSSKRKILGVPIFDISHISAKESSSFTSSSVSVPNPSDVELVENNQRKHILDINLPCDASVPEFDEQAVAQVIVCETGSSTTKANSRKQIDLNLCMNEDEAFVTNIPATNLETKAEIDLEVPAVPEAEEDAIPEEKKLETPLVSPLGPQDTVEKLQDELMRHAAEAIVVLSSSCCQQVDDVISSPSEGPVVDSLSWFVDIVSSCVDDLQKKSDNSREKDGEDNEESSSDGMDYFESMTLKLTETKEEDYMPQPLVPENFKVEETGTTSLPTRTRRGPARRGRQRSDFQRDILPGLASLSRHEVTEDLQTFGGLMKATGHTWNSGLNRRSGCGRGRRRSQPQVTPTPPPPPVANIETNTPLIQQLNNIEGVGLEDRSLTGWGKTTRRPRRQRFPAGNPPSIRLI, encoded by the exons ATGGGAACCAAAGTTCAGACTCTGCCAGGATATTATTCAATGAGAGATCTTAATGAGGAATCCAGTAGTTGCGGCTGGCACCTATATTATGGAGATAAAACACTGGCAAATGGGCAGTACTATCATAGTTATCTGTCAAGTGGTGCTGCGGATGCATGTTCAGCACATGATAAGGATAATTTGAAGCAGACGATGCTTGAGCATGAGGCCATATTTAAAAATCAG GTCTTTGAACTTCACCGCTTATACAGAGTACAAAGGGATTTGATGGATGAAGTTAAAATGAAAGATTTACACAGAAACCATATATCTGTTGAGACATCATTTTCCACAGGTCCCTTGGCATCTCAGTTGACATCTGAAGATGGTAAAAAATGGCATGTTCCTGGATTTCCAATAGTTGGAAGTTCTACTTGTGCTAGACCATCTATTTCAGGCATTGAGGGCATTCATTCTCCTTTGAGTTCTAATAAAGGAATCAGCAAGCAAGCTGTTCTGTTCCCATCCCCAAATGGGAGTAGTAGCCCGAAAGATGTTGAGATACTAGGGTTCAGACCCTCAAAGgtgaggagaaaaatgtttgaccTTCACCTCCCTGCTTATGAGTACATTGAcactgaagaaaatgaaaagcctGGTGACGAAAAGATTAGTGCCACAACAAATTTTCTTTCTGATAGAAATTATAAACATGAAAAGGGAGCCAATATGAACCTTTTTAGTGGCAATGGTGGCAAGACTGCAGGCCAGGAAGACATTTCAAGATCTAAGCAGTCTTTAAGAAGCGGAAATGGTTTGGCAGACTTAAATGAACCTGTTCATGTGGAAGAAACAAATGATGTTGCATACGTTTCTCCTCAGAACCATAATTCCTATCAAGGGGGAACTGAATGCTCTGATCTATCTGCCAAACAGAAGTCGAGGTTCTTTGGTTTGTCCAAGGAAGATTTACTGAACTCGCATCATGGAACTGAAAGTTGGGCTCGAAATAATGGATATTTGGATAATGACAGGAATCGAAAAATGTGGATTTCTTCAATAGAGTCAG GGCAAGCTAAAAGCAATCCAAAACCCATTCCTCAACTCCTCAAACAAGATCAATCACTTTTATCTTCCCAATCAATGCAAGATGAACTCGGTAAATCTCATGAGCCTAGATCTGATTGTCGAACTAATCGAAGCAAGACTGATTTGTTGAGGGAAAAGATGGCTAGTGGTTTAGATATCAGTGAAAGAAATCATGAATACTCTGCTAATAAGCTTTCAGAGTCTGTTGCATCATCACATAGGCATGGTCTCTTTGCAATTGCTCCTTCCTCAGATTTAGCTAGATCTTGGTCTCACTTATCTTGGGACATGGCAAGTAGTACCCTAAACCAAAAGTTGATATCTGTACAGACACCTCCATCTCGATGTGTTAATGCATCTGGTTCCTTGAGTAGGAGTTCCCAGTCACATCAGAGTAATGGGATGTTGGGAGATAGTTGGCCTCTAAATATCAATTCAAAGATTAATCCCGGTTTTCTATGTGAGGCATCTGGGAAAAATGGATTTTACCCCAGGACTTTATCTGGGTCCAAGGAGCTGTCAGTGAACATCTCTTCAATTAGCTATCTCAACCATGATAGTGATTGCAAGAAATTTCCTGAACACTTCAACAATGGTCCAGCAAACTGCTACAAGAgttcaaatttgaattcaaatggcAATGACATGAAGTCtgcaaaaaatattaacttgaaTGGGATACTTTCTAATGCTTCATCCAACACCTTAGTTTCCCAGTCAGGTCTTGGAATCATGGATGGAGAACAGAAGCATGAGGAGCAGCTTGCAGTGTTGCCTTGGCTTAGACCCAAGACAACATGTAAGAATGTGGCACAAAATGCTGGAGGTTTAAATGTTTTCCAACTTGCTTCTTCATCTAACAAAGATGAATCTGGAAAGGGGTCTAATGGAAAATTTATTCACAATGTAACTACAGGTTTGTGTTCAAATGATTTAGAGCCAAAGAGGAGAGAAGTTAGTGACAGCTCTAGTAAAAGGAAAATTCTTGGGGTTCCCATATTTGACATATCTCATATTTCTGCTAAGGAGTCATCTTCATTCACCTCTTCGTCTGTGTCAGTTCCTAATCCATCTGATGTAGAATTAGTGGAAAATAACCAGAGAAAACATATACTTGATATTAACTTGCCTTGTGATGCTTCTGTTCCTGAGTTTGACGAACAAGCTGTAGCTCAAGTTATTGTTTGTGAGACAGGATCATCCACAACAAAAGCCAACTCTAGAAAGCAGATTGATCTGAACTTGTGTATGAATGAGGATGAAGCATTTGTGACAAATATTCCAGCAACCAACTTAGAAACGAAGGCAGAAATAGATCTTGAAGTCCCTGCTGTTCCTGAGGCAGAGGAGGATGCCATTCCTGAAGAAAAGAAGCTTGAAACTCCTCTAGTATCACCACTTGGCCCACAAGACACAGTTGAAAAGCTGCAGGATGAGCTTATGAGGCATGCAGCAGAGGCAATTGTTGTTTTGTCATCTTCTTGCTGCCAGCAAGTTGATGATGTGATCAGCAGTCCATCAGAAGGCCCGGTGGTGGACTCTCTAAGTTGGTTTGTGGATATAGTTTCCTCGTGTGTGGATGATCTACAGAAGAAGAGTGATAATTCAAGGGAAAAAGATGGTGAGGATAATGAGGAATCTTCCTCAGATGGAATGGACTACTTTGAATCAATGACATTGAAACTGACAGAGACCAAGGAAGAAGACTACATGCCCCAGCCCCTTGTTCCAGAAAACTTCAAAGTGGAAGAAACTGGAACAACCTCGTTACCTACTCGGACACGAAGGGGGCCAGCTAGGAGAGGGAGGCAGCGAAGCGACTTCCAAAGGGATATCCTTCCAGGCCTTGCATCTTTATCGAGGCATGAAGTAACAGAAGATCTCCAAACATTTGGAGGACTCATGAAAGCAACAGGTCATACATGGAATTCAGGATTAAACAGGAGAAGTGGATGTGGTAGGGGTAGACGGCGGTCACAGCCACAGGTTACCCCAACTCCTCCCCCTCCTCCAGTGGCAAACATTGAAACAAACACCCCACTTATTCAGCAGCTTAATAACATTGAAGGGGTGGGATTGGAAGATAGAAGCCTAACAGGTTGGGGCAAGACAACCAGAAGGCCCCGTAGACAAAGGTTCCCTGCAGGTAATCCTCCATCAATCCGGTTAATCTGA